The following DNA comes from Streptococcus canis.
GATGCCCTTAAGCAGACAATATTCCGCACATCGTAAAGGAAGAATTGATATGAAAATGAGTGATACTAAAAAAGAAGGAAGGGTAACAAAGAGTTTTCGCATGCCCGGTGCCTTCACGATACTATTTATCTTAACCATTGTCTCTGTTCTAGCTACCTATATTGTCCCCTCGGGGTCTTATGCTAAGTTGCTGTACAAGCCAGAAACCTCTCAATTAGTGGTTACCAAACCTTCTGGAAAGGTTGAGACTCTGGCAGCTACTCAGAAAGAATTGGACAAGCTTGGTGTCCATATTAACATTGAAGAGTTTACATCAGGTGCCATTAGTAAACCGATTTCTGTTCCCAATACTTACGAAAGATTACAGCAAAATCCTGCTAGTCCTGCTGATATTACCACCAGTATGGTAAACGGAACCATAGAAGCTGTTGATATTATGGTATTTATCATGGTTTTAGGGGGAATGATTGGAGTTGTTCGTCGCAGTGGTGCTTTTGAGTCAGGTTTACTTGCTTTAACGCAAAAAACCAAGGGAAGAGAATTTACCCTTGTCTTTTTAGTGTCCTTGCTGATGGTTTTGGGCGGTACTCTTTGTGGGATTGAAGAAGAGGCAGTGGCCTTCTATCCAATTCTTGTTCCGGTTTTCTTGGCCATGGGCTATGATGCTATTATTTGTGTGGGTGCCATTTTCTTAGCTAGTTCAGTAGGGACTTCATTTTCTACCATTAATCCTTTTTCATCTGTGATTGCCTCAAATGCGGCAGGTATTAGTTTTACAGAAGGCTTGGGTTGGCGTAGCATTGGCTGCGTTGTAGGTGCTATTTTTGTAGTGACTTATCTCCGCTGGTATGCTAAAAAGATCAAGGCAGATCCTCGCTTTTCTTATGCTTATGAAGACCGTGATGCTTTTAATCAAAAATGGGGATTAGTGGCGGGCTTAGGAGAGGTCGCCTTTACCCTAAGGCAAAAACTCATTTTAGTTCTTTTTACACTATCATTTCCTTTAATGGTCTGGGGGGTTATGTCCCAAGGCTGGTGGTTCCCGACAATGGCTTCTTCTTTCTTAGCCATTACGATTGTCATCATGTTTTTAACAGCGACTGGACCAAATGGAATTGGTGAAAAAGAAGTTATTGACGAATTTGTAAATGGTGCAGCTAGCTTGATAGGAGTGTCCTTGATTATTGGTTTAGCACGTGGGATTAATATTATCCTTAATCAAGGGCTTATTTCAGATACCATGTTATTTGCGGCCTCAAAAGTGGCTTCACATGTCAGTGGTCCTATTTTCATCATTGTCATGATGATGATCTATTTCTTTTTGGGCTTTGTCGTGCCTTCTTCTTCAGGCTTAGCCGTATTATCCATGCCAATTCTTGCCCCACTAGCGGACACTGTGGGTATCCCCCGCTATATTGTGGTCATGGCTTATCAATTTGGTCAATATGCCATGCTCTTTTTGGCACCGACTGGCTTGGTCATGGCAACGCTACAAATGTTGGACATGAAGTATTCTCACTGGTTAAAATTTGTTTGGCCGGTTGTCACTTTTCTCTTAGTGTTTGGCGGCTGCCTCTTAGTTTTCTTAGTGTTAGTAGCTGGCTAGTCGGCTGCTTTATGACTAACTAAAAAAGCCTCATACCTGGTTGTGCATGGCACTAGGTATGGGGTTTTTCTTATGGAGTGATGACCAAAGCTTTTTTTAAGGCTTGAACTTGCTGTTTAGCGGCTGTTTTAGAATCTTTTTTCAAGAGTTCTTGTAGTTGTGCGGCAGCTTGAGGATTGCTTTGTGCTAGCTTGCTTTGCTCTTCTTTTACTGTTGGAAGGAGGGTTGTTAATTGCTGAGCCTGCTTTTGCGTCAAGGCTAACCAAGTGTCTTTGGGAATGGTTACCACGGTTTTTTGCGATAGTAATTGACCTTCTTCTCCAGCGAAACCAAACATAGCCTTGGCAAGTTTGGACTTCCAGATATAACGTTTGGTAGTGGTTGTGACCTTAGCGTCATCACTATTGGTGGTAAGATAATGAGCTTCTTTTCTGATGGCTTGGCTCATGTGTTTTTGATCAGGCATAAAATGAGCGCTTGGTTTTGGATCTGAGGCTTTATCTCGGTAAATCAAGACCTGATTGTTACTCCTTTTTCCAATAGGTTGATAGATTAATAAGCCAAAAGGAGCTTTGGTGTCACCAGCAGAATAAATAGCCTGTGTCTCATGCTTAGTTTCAATGCCCATACCTGTATGGTGGATAAAATGGTTCGTCAAATAAAGAACAGAGCCAAGTAGAAGCAAGAGCGAGAGAATTCCTAAGAAAAATCGTGTACGAGCTTTAGTAATTAACATCCAACTGATAAAAGAAGCAATGGTTGCTAAACCAATAATAAGAATAATCATGCTTACAAGTCCCTTTCTATTTCAATGTGTTTGCCTTTTCTGAGGAAAAGGGCAACAATAATCCCTAGTAAAGCAAAGATAAGGCCAATGGTAAACGAGGTTTGGAAACCTTTTAAACTGGCATCAATCATTTTAGAGGCATAGGCCAGAGGGTCATTGGTTAGTAATAGTTTAGCTGGTTTGTTGGTATTGATGACATTTTGGGTCACGCTTGAGAGGAGGGCGACAACGATGGCAGAAGCAATTTGACGAGCAGTGTTATTGGCTGCTGTCCCGTGAGCTGCTTCATGTGGTGGTAGGGCACTCATAGCAGAAGCAGTCAAGGGCATCATGACCGTGGCAATCCCAAACATACGAATGGCATACATGAGCGTGATAAAGTGGTCTGGTGTGGTTGCTGTCAAGAAGATGAAAGGAATGGTACCGATAGCTAGAATACTAAAACCGACGAGAGCCATTCGGCGGGCGCCAACCTTGTCATAAACACGACCAGCAATCGGGCTAACAAGCCCCATCATAAGAGCCCCAGGTAATAGTGCTAAACCAGAATCAAGCGCTGACAGACCATGAACATTTTGCAAATACAAGGGGAGCATCATTTCAACTCCCATCATAGCCATCATGGATAAAGTAATGGCCGCAGTAGTGATAGAAAATTGTTTGACTTTAAAAACACGGACATCAAGGAAGGGGACGTCAAGCTGTAATTGACGGTGGATAAAGAGGGCAATAACGGCGGCCCCAATAAGGATAGGTAATATCACCATAGTGAGATTTCCCCAGCCATTATTAGCCACATTGGTGAAGCCCCAAAGGAAGCTTCCGAAACCTAAAATGGATAACATTAGGGAAGGCATATCTAGCGTCATGTCACGATTAGCAATCACATCTTTGATGACAAAAGGTGCCGCTAAAAAGGCTAGTGTTAAAATAAGCAAGGGCAAGATAAAGATGGCGCGCCAAGATAAGTGAATGCCTAGCAAGACAAGATCGTGTTTCAAAATCCACCCAGCAAAAGTAGGGCCGATGGCTGGTGCGAGACCAACGACAAGTCCATTTAGGCCCATAGCTGCACCACGTTGTTCAGCTGGGAAAATATTAACCATCACTACCTGCATTAAGGGCATGGTAATACCAACAGCAGAAGCTTGAATAATACGTCCAAAAAGAAAAAGCGTCCAATTATCTGTCGGCGCGAAGGCAGTTATTAAAAGTCCAGAAATCAAAATAGCATAGGCGGTGACATAGAGCCACTTAGTTGAAAAACGTGTGGTTAAATAAGCTGACACCGGAATCATAATCCCGTTTGCTAATAGAAACCAAGTAGTAGCCTGTTGGGCAGTAGCCAAGTTAATCTTGAAACTGGTCATTAAGGTAGGAATAGCGGTTCCAAGGCTGGTTTGGTTTAGCACTCCTGCAAAAGTAGCGATCAACAAGAGCATGACCATAGCGGTACGGTTATACTCTTTTCCATGAATATCAAAGGTTTTCTTAGAATTCATATTATCTCCTATCTCAAAAAATAATTATCATTAGTGAACTGATCTTTATCTCATGAAATATTATATTTTCAGAAAACAAAATAGTTACCTAGAGAACTATAACACAAAAAAGATTCAAGAGCAAAATCTTTGTCTTGGAAATTCTGATTATTAAAAAATCTTGGAGGTCTCACCTCTTATTTGGACCTGCCGTGCTTAATGCAAAGGGGATAACTTGCAGGAAACTTATAGTCAAATGCTGAATTGGGAGCGGTTTTCTGATATAATGAAACTATTATAGTAGGGAAAAGGAGCACAGTTGCAAGGCACAATCATTAAATCTCTGGCTGGTTTTTACTACGTTGAGTCAGAAGGACAAGTATATCAAACACGGGCGCGTGGCAATTTTAGAAAACGGGGACAGACACCCTACGTTGGAGACATCGTGGATTTTTCAGCAGAGGACAATTCTGAAGGTTATGTCTTGGCTATCCATGCCCGTAAAAATAGTTTGGTCAGGCCTCCTATCGTCAATATTGACCAAGCGGTCGTCATCATGTCTGCTAAAGAGCCAGAATTTAACAGTAATCTCCTAGACCGTTTCCTCATCTTGCTCGAACACAAAGCCATTCATCCAGTGATTTATATTTCCAAAATGGATCTTTTGGACAGTGCAGAGGAGATTGAGGCTACTGGTCGACGGTATCAGGAGATTGGTTATGATTTTGTGACCAGTTTGGAAGAATTATTGCCGTTGTTAGCAGATAACATCACTGTTTTTATGGGCCAAACAGGGGTTGGAAAATCGACCCTCCTCAACCGAATTGCTCCAGAATTGGCTCTTGAAACCGGAGAAATCTCAGATAGCCTAGGGCGTGGTCGACATACCACCCGAGCTGTTAGTTTTTATAATACCCATGGCGGAAAAATCGCGGATACGCCAGGTTTTTCATCATTAGACTATGATATTGATAATGCTGAAGATTTGAACGAATCGTTTCCAGAGCTGCGCCGACTGAGCCATGAGTGTAAGTTTAGGTCTTGTACCCATACCCACGAACCCAAATGTGCAGTCAAAGCTGCGCTGGAATCAGGAGACTTGTGGCCAGTTCGCTATGAGCATTACCTGCAATTTCTCAGTGAAATTGAAAATCGTCGTGAAACATACAAAAAAGTAATTAAAAGAAAGTAGGAATTCCCCATGTCAACTCTAAAAATTGCCCCATCTATTCTAGCAGCTGATTACGCTAATTTTGCTTCTGAATTAGCTCGTATTGAAGAAACAGATGCTGAATATGTCCACATTGATATTATGGACGGTCAATTTGTCCCTAATATCAGTTTTGGTGCTGATGTGGTGGCAAGCATGAGAAAGCACAGCAAATTGGTATTTGATTGTCATCTAATGGTAGTTGACCCAGAACGTTATATTGAGGCCTTTGCTCAAGCTGGTGCCGACATCATGACCATTCATACAGAGAGCACCCGTCATGGTCATGGAGCTCTTCAAAAAATCAAGGCAGCTGGCATGAAGGCAGGAGTAGTCATTAATCCTGGTACCCCTGTAACAGCTCTTGAACCCCTCCTCGACTTGGTTGACCAAGTGTTGATAATGACAGTCAATCCAGGGTCTGGTGGTCAGGCTTTTATCCCAGAATGTTTAGAAAAAGTGGCCACCGTGGCTAAATGGCGAGATGAAAAAGGACTATCCTTTGACATTGAAGTTGACGGTGGGGTAGATAACAACACTATCCATGCCTGCTACCAAGCAGGAGCCAATGTCTTTGTGGCAGGTTCATACCTTTTCAAGGCCAGTGACCTAGTGAGCCAAGTACAGACCTTAAGGGCGGCCTTGAATGGCTAAAGTTGCCCTTTTTGCGGGAGGAGATCTCTCTTATATCAGCCGTGACTTTGATTATTTTGTTGGCATTGACAGAGGGAGTCTGTTTTTATTAGAAAATGGGCTTCCTCTGAATATGGCTGTTGGTGATTTTGATTCGGTTTCCCAAGAAACGTTTACGGATATAAAAGAGAAGGCAGAGCTCCTCATTATTGCTCATCCAGAAAAAGATGACACGGATACGGAATTAGCCCTTAAAGAGGTCTTTGCACGTTTCCCTGAGGCAGAAGTAACTATTTTCGGTGCTTTTGGGGGTCGAATGGATCACCTCTTATCCAATATTTTTTTGCCAAGTGACCCTGATATTGCTCCTTTTATGAGTCAAATTGCCTTGCGTGACCAACAAAATATGCTGACCTACCGACCGGCAGGTCGACACCTTATTCATCAAGAAGAAGGAATGACCTATGTAGCTTTCATGGCAGAGGGGGAGGCTGACCTAACCATTACTGGCGCTAAGTTTGAGTTGACGCAGGATCATTTTTTCAAAAAGAAAATCTATTCCAGTAATGCCTTTATCCATCGACCGATTACAGTTAGTTTGCCAAGTAGCTACTTGATTATTATTCAAAGTAAAGATTGGAGTTAGTATGGACCT
Coding sequences within:
- a CDS encoding YfcC family protein; protein product: MKMSDTKKEGRVTKSFRMPGAFTILFILTIVSVLATYIVPSGSYAKLLYKPETSQLVVTKPSGKVETLAATQKELDKLGVHINIEEFTSGAISKPISVPNTYERLQQNPASPADITTSMVNGTIEAVDIMVFIMVLGGMIGVVRRSGAFESGLLALTQKTKGREFTLVFLVSLLMVLGGTLCGIEEEAVAFYPILVPVFLAMGYDAIICVGAIFLASSVGTSFSTINPFSSVIASNAAGISFTEGLGWRSIGCVVGAIFVVTYLRWYAKKIKADPRFSYAYEDRDAFNQKWGLVAGLGEVAFTLRQKLILVLFTLSFPLMVWGVMSQGWWFPTMASSFLAITIVIMFLTATGPNGIGEKEVIDEFVNGAASLIGVSLIIGLARGINIILNQGLISDTMLFAASKVASHVSGPIFIIVMMMIYFFLGFVVPSSSGLAVLSMPILAPLADTVGIPRYIVVMAYQFGQYAMLFLAPTGLVMATLQMLDMKYSHWLKFVWPVVTFLLVFGGCLLVFLVLVAG
- a CDS encoding DUF4811 domain-containing protein, which gives rise to MIILIIGLATIASFISWMLITKARTRFFLGILSLLLLLGSVLYLTNHFIHHTGMGIETKHETQAIYSAGDTKAPFGLLIYQPIGKRSNNQVLIYRDKASDPKPSAHFMPDQKHMSQAIRKEAHYLTTNSDDAKVTTTTKRYIWKSKLAKAMFGFAGEEGQLLSQKTVVTIPKDTWLALTQKQAQQLTTLLPTVKEEQSKLAQSNPQAAAQLQELLKKDSKTAAKQQVQALKKALVITP
- a CDS encoding MDR family MFS transporter, which encodes MNSKKTFDIHGKEYNRTAMVMLLLIATFAGVLNQTSLGTAIPTLMTSFKINLATAQQATTWFLLANGIMIPVSAYLTTRFSTKWLYVTAYAILISGLLITAFAPTDNWTLFLFGRIIQASAVGITMPLMQVVMVNIFPAEQRGAAMGLNGLVVGLAPAIGPTFAGWILKHDLVLLGIHLSWRAIFILPLLILTLAFLAAPFVIKDVIANRDMTLDMPSLMLSILGFGSFLWGFTNVANNGWGNLTMVILPILIGAAVIALFIHRQLQLDVPFLDVRVFKVKQFSITTAAITLSMMAMMGVEMMLPLYLQNVHGLSALDSGLALLPGALMMGLVSPIAGRVYDKVGARRMALVGFSILAIGTIPFIFLTATTPDHFITLMYAIRMFGIATVMMPLTASAMSALPPHEAAHGTAANNTARQIASAIVVALLSSVTQNVINTNKPAKLLLTNDPLAYASKMIDASLKGFQTSFTIGLIFALLGIIVALFLRKGKHIEIERDL
- the rsgA gene encoding ribosome small subunit-dependent GTPase A codes for the protein MQGTIIKSLAGFYYVESEGQVYQTRARGNFRKRGQTPYVGDIVDFSAEDNSEGYVLAIHARKNSLVRPPIVNIDQAVVIMSAKEPEFNSNLLDRFLILLEHKAIHPVIYISKMDLLDSAEEIEATGRRYQEIGYDFVTSLEELLPLLADNITVFMGQTGVGKSTLLNRIAPELALETGEISDSLGRGRHTTRAVSFYNTHGGKIADTPGFSSLDYDIDNAEDLNESFPELRRLSHECKFRSCTHTHEPKCAVKAALESGDLWPVRYEHYLQFLSEIENRRETYKKVIKRK
- the rpe gene encoding ribulose-phosphate 3-epimerase: MSTLKIAPSILAADYANFASELARIEETDAEYVHIDIMDGQFVPNISFGADVVASMRKHSKLVFDCHLMVVDPERYIEAFAQAGADIMTIHTESTRHGHGALQKIKAAGMKAGVVINPGTPVTALEPLLDLVDQVLIMTVNPGSGGQAFIPECLEKVATVAKWRDEKGLSFDIEVDGGVDNNTIHACYQAGANVFVAGSYLFKASDLVSQVQTLRAALNG
- a CDS encoding thiamine diphosphokinase; the protein is MAKVALFAGGDLSYISRDFDYFVGIDRGSLFLLENGLPLNMAVGDFDSVSQETFTDIKEKAELLIIAHPEKDDTDTELALKEVFARFPEAEVTIFGAFGGRMDHLLSNIFLPSDPDIAPFMSQIALRDQQNMLTYRPAGRHLIHQEEGMTYVAFMAEGEADLTITGAKFELTQDHFFKKKIYSSNAFIHRPITVSLPSSYLIIIQSKDWS